From the genome of Campylobacter concisus, one region includes:
- the rsmA gene encoding 16S rRNA (adenine(1518)-N(6)/adenine(1519)-N(6))-dimethyltransferase RsmA: MIKAKKHFGQNFLQDKATLDKIIQAIPNDVANVVEIGPGLGDLTFRLLQIYKTTCFEIDCELFQILKAKFANEIQNGQLKLFCKDALEQWQQEGGLSSENYFLVANLPYYVATKMILNAIDDEKCLGLIVMIQKEVALKFSAKSKDKEFSSLSILASLQGRCELLFDVDAKLFNPPPKVTSSVIKLQKTKKIFGKDGIFKDAKQYEAFKVFLRAAFASPRKTLLKNLSTNFDKNALEEIFESLGLAQNLRPHELDVDFYLKVFERLKEDNERQKRRKSCN; this comes from the coding sequence ATGATAAAGGCAAAAAAGCACTTTGGACAGAATTTTTTACAAGACAAAGCAACACTAGATAAGATCATCCAAGCGATACCCAATGATGTAGCAAACGTCGTTGAGATTGGGCCTGGCTTAGGTGATTTGACATTTAGACTTTTGCAAATTTATAAGACAACCTGTTTTGAGATAGATTGTGAGCTGTTTCAAATTTTAAAGGCCAAATTTGCAAATGAGATCCAAAATGGACAATTAAAACTTTTTTGTAAAGATGCATTAGAGCAGTGGCAGCAAGAGGGCGGACTAAGTAGTGAGAACTACTTTTTGGTCGCAAATTTGCCCTATTATGTTGCTACGAAGATGATCCTAAATGCGATAGATGACGAAAAATGCCTTGGGCTTATTGTGATGATACAAAAAGAGGTTGCTCTTAAATTTAGTGCAAAGAGCAAGGATAAAGAATTTAGCTCTTTATCGATCCTCGCTTCACTTCAAGGTAGGTGTGAGCTTTTGTTCGACGTGGATGCAAAGCTTTTTAATCCACCTCCAAAGGTCACATCCTCAGTCATCAAACTACAAAAAACAAAAAAGATTTTTGGCAAAGACGGGATTTTCAAAGATGCAAAACAGTACGAGGCTTTTAAAGTATTTTTAAGAGCTGCGTTTGCTTCGCCAAGAAAGACGCTTTTGAAAAATTTATCCACAAATTTTGACAAAAATGCGTTAGAAGAAATTTTTGAAAGCCTAGGCTTAGCTCAAAATTTACGTCCACACGAGCTAGATGTCGATTTTTATCTAAAAGTATTTGAAAGATTAAAGGAAGATAATGAACGACAAAAACGAAGAAAAAGTTGTAACTAA
- a CDS encoding AAA domain-containing protein: MSKANTLKYFLLSQYLEPKTLDEPKKTNTKFKKSIDLDITNFDEKFLQILRVFDRSLLKNGIEISIYGGIFETDLLALAISKLANVKFEKEQILEELRSEQTSFDKAFCYKFKLAGDLVFCKDDQNFALKDVDLDDDLTPFFTPNSSDDLFIPTAPWAMARLDHLKEINQSDFSKECERIKDKLSIYKEKMEFGKYIKLINDELKSVLKTPFCNDFLRLEIKIINPNFKENDSLLNSFFIDDINLLIKFYESGRTHELTDQFLDEGSENKFERLDVRDEQNKRLVRDFLKAEEYPRSAFASDFALNFSQQIAVNNIIKKFKEKSGGIYSVNGAPGTGKTTLLKDVMAEVVTLRAIKLAQMSRHDIFAPVRDSSDKVLYFTLNKELQGYEMVVSSCNNGAVEILSKELSQLKSIGSYAGEIDYFKFIATRLLSADEKINFGEKSFISKPAWGLFCIPLGSKQNKSNFVFNAINGVKIEKTHSQFEDISKEFKEFIEQDGFLMGLGKYLATGEGIDDYDEAKEKFNQALHEVNLLFSEIRIKEEELKSINSELINIDKRLDNYNSARQIDELLRPLIDELDLSKNELEQKATEANELTKLIGQNEILQEYLSTPPKPSFFIFQQILKTQAFEKYNNEAQKVSEINRQIAEQNLKASKQNSENKEKNEVKLNELKAQITQLEEKILELNTKIDHLNKLNDDFIRRQKLIGRSEELDSFLNGSFNQSNEDMQKSMPFMMERDLDEKPHKTKLFKARIKLFKEALNLHKATIFACKEAVRTNLRALSVVFNDEKMAEKNGLEAKDRRKIIKGLFLLTPVVSSTFASFNNTFKELLNGDIGLLLIDEAGQANLTNALGALLRSNMAVVVGDPLQLEPVVTLPPALNNAILRYCDAKDEFNLLKSSVQLRADKVQNIGTYIKGEGKSIWVGSPLIVHRRCANPMFKISNETTYDDMMILGRSSESKLSDPNIKTEWIDVSSDEWIGNYNKAEGMIVKELLDGKLAKLKDSVKIITPFKDVCKNLKGAGTIHTMQGKEADVVIFVLGGATKGARAWAASTPNLLNVALTRAKEVVYIVGNRENWSNLPYFEVAARKIDKG, translated from the coding sequence TTGAGCAAAGCAAATACCTTAAAATACTTTTTATTATCACAATATTTAGAGCCAAAAACCTTAGACGAGCCAAAAAAGACAAATACCAAATTTAAAAAATCAATAGACCTTGACATTACAAATTTTGATGAGAAATTTCTACAAATTTTAAGGGTATTTGATAGGTCGCTTTTAAAAAATGGTATAGAAATTTCAATTTATGGCGGCATTTTTGAGACTGACTTGCTTGCTCTTGCGATATCAAAGCTAGCAAATGTTAAATTTGAAAAAGAGCAAATTTTAGAGGAACTACGCTCTGAACAAACGAGCTTTGATAAGGCGTTTTGCTATAAATTTAAGCTTGCTGGTGATTTGGTATTTTGTAAAGATGATCAAAATTTTGCTTTAAAAGATGTAGATTTAGATGATGATTTAACTCCGTTTTTTACACCAAACTCATCTGATGACCTTTTCATCCCAACAGCTCCTTGGGCAATGGCTCGCCTAGATCATCTAAAAGAGATAAATCAAAGTGACTTTAGCAAAGAGTGCGAGCGCATAAAAGACAAGCTATCTATCTATAAAGAAAAAATGGAATTTGGCAAATATATAAAGCTTATAAACGATGAGCTAAAAAGTGTACTTAAAACACCATTTTGTAATGATTTCTTAAGGCTTGAGATAAAGATCATAAATCCAAATTTTAAAGAAAATGATAGCCTTTTAAATAGCTTTTTTATAGATGATATAAATTTGCTTATAAAATTTTACGAGTCAGGCAGGACACACGAGCTAACGGATCAGTTTTTGGACGAGGGCAGTGAGAATAAATTTGAAAGACTTGATGTAAGAGATGAGCAAAATAAAAGGCTTGTTAGAGATTTTCTTAAAGCAGAAGAGTATCCAAGATCAGCCTTTGCTAGCGACTTCGCTCTAAATTTTTCACAGCAAATTGCCGTTAATAACATCATTAAAAAATTTAAAGAAAAAAGTGGTGGAATTTATAGCGTAAATGGTGCTCCAGGCACTGGTAAAACAACGCTTTTAAAAGATGTAATGGCTGAAGTTGTTACGCTTAGGGCGATAAAGCTTGCACAAATGAGTAGACATGATATCTTTGCTCCAGTTCGAGATAGTAGCGATAAGGTGCTTTATTTCACTCTAAATAAAGAACTCCAGGGCTATGAGATGGTTGTTAGCTCTTGCAATAACGGTGCGGTTGAAATTTTAAGTAAAGAGCTTAGCCAACTAAAAAGCATCGGTAGTTACGCAGGCGAGATTGATTATTTTAAATTTATAGCTACAAGGCTTCTCTCGGCCGATGAAAAGATAAATTTTGGAGAAAAATCTTTTATCTCAAAACCTGCATGGGGGCTTTTTTGCATACCTCTTGGCTCAAAGCAAAATAAGTCAAATTTTGTTTTTAATGCGATTAATGGCGTAAAGATCGAAAAAACGCATAGTCAGTTTGAAGATATTTCAAAAGAATTTAAAGAATTTATAGAACAAGATGGCTTTTTAATGGGGCTTGGCAAATACTTGGCTACCGGCGAAGGAATTGATGATTACGACGAGGCAAAGGAGAAATTTAATCAAGCCCTACATGAAGTAAATCTACTTTTTAGTGAGATCAGGATCAAAGAAGAGGAGCTAAAAAGTATAAATAGTGAGCTTATAAATATTGATAAAAGACTTGATAACTATAATTCAGCAAGGCAAATAGACGAGCTTTTAAGGCCACTAATAGATGAACTGGATTTGAGCAAAAATGAGCTAGAGCAAAAGGCTACGGAAGCTAACGAGCTAACAAAGCTTATTGGTCAAAATGAAATTTTACAAGAGTATCTGAGTACGCCTCCAAAGCCATCATTTTTTATTTTCCAGCAAATTTTAAAGACGCAAGCTTTTGAAAAATATAACAATGAAGCGCAAAAAGTTAGTGAGATAAATCGCCAAATAGCTGAGCAAAATTTGAAAGCAAGCAAGCAAAATAGTGAAAATAAAGAGAAGAATGAAGTAAAATTAAACGAACTAAAAGCTCAAATAACTCAGCTTGAAGAGAAAATTTTAGAACTTAATACCAAGATAGACCATCTAAACAAGCTTAATGATGACTTTATTAGACGTCAAAAATTAATTGGTAGAAGCGAAGAGCTTGATAGCTTTTTAAATGGTAGTTTTAATCAGAGTAATGAAGATATGCAAAAGAGTATGCCATTTATGATGGAGCGTGATCTTGATGAGAAACCCCACAAGACGAAGCTTTTTAAGGCAAGAATTAAGCTTTTTAAAGAAGCGCTTAATCTACATAAAGCCACTATCTTTGCTTGCAAAGAAGCTGTTAGAACAAATTTACGAGCTCTTAGCGTTGTATTTAATGATGAAAAAATGGCTGAGAAAAACGGGCTTGAGGCTAAAGATAGACGTAAAATAATAAAAGGATTATTTTTACTAACGCCAGTTGTTAGTTCTACTTTCGCATCTTTTAATAATACCTTTAAAGAGCTACTAAATGGCGATATAGGTTTGCTTTTAATAGATGAGGCAGGGCAGGCAAATTTAACTAACGCATTAGGTGCACTGCTTCGTTCAAACATGGCTGTTGTAGTTGGTGATCCACTTCAACTTGAGCCTGTTGTAACATTGCCACCAGCTTTAAATAATGCTATTTTACGCTACTGTGATGCAAAGGATGAGTTTAATCTACTAAAATCATCAGTTCAACTTCGAGCCGATAAAGTACAAAATATTGGTACATATATAAAAGGAGAGGGTAAGTCCATTTGGGTTGGTTCGCCACTTATCGTTCATAGAAGGTGCGCCAACCCTATGTTTAAAATTTCAAACGAAACAACATATGATGATATGATGATACTTGGCAGAAGTAGTGAAAGTAAACTTAGTGACCCTAATATCAAAACAGAATGGATTGATGTTAGTAGTGATGAATGGATAGGTAATTATAATAAAGCCGAAGGTATGATCGTTAAAGAGCTTTTAGATGGTAAGCTAGCCAAGCTAAAAGATAGTGTTAAAATAATAACACCTTTTAAAGATGTTTGTAAAAATTTAAAAGGGGCTGGTACCATTCACACCATGCAAGGCAAAGAAGCTGATGTTGTTATCTTTGTTCTTGGTGGTGCCACAAAAGGTGCTAGAGCATGGGCCGCTAGTACACCAAATTTACTAAATGTAGCACTAACAAGAGCAAAAGAGGTTGTTTATATAGTTGGCAACCGAGAAAATTGGTCTAATCTTCCATATTTTGAGGTAGCTGCTAGAAAAATAGATAAAGGATAG
- a CDS encoding tetratricopeptide repeat protein, translating to MKKTCDSGYADSCGVLGILYMNGQGVKQDYNKAAELFEKACNGENAQGCYNLGFLYVKGQGVRQDYRIAKEYFGESCDLGHQNGCDTYKKLNEKGF from the coding sequence TTGAAAAAAACTTGTGATAGCGGTTATGCCGATAGTTGTGGTGTTTTAGGAATACTATATATGAATGGTCAAGGAGTAAAGCAAGACTATAACAAAGCAGCAGAACTATTTGAAAAAGCCTGCAATGGGGAAAATGCTCAAGGTTGCTATAATTTAGGATTTTTGTATGTAAAAGGACAAGGAGTAAGACAAGATTATCGCATTGCAAAAGAATATTTTGGTGAATCTTGTGATCTGGGGCATCAAAATGGATGTGACACCTATAAAAAACTAAATGAAAAAGGCTTTTAA
- a CDS encoding pseudouridine synthase encodes MKKTRLNKFISHNTNYSRREADELIKAGKVSIAGRVVSDLATSVDEDDKVRINGRLIKLKKEFTVIVYHKQKGELVSKKDDRGRKTIYDTLDKKFAKFVSVGRLDYASEGLLLLTDAPAIATALMNSDLEREYYLKVKGEVTKEVIEAMTNGFFAKDATKGAHAKTTIKSMEFKPFLAYKVFGSSGGYTKLKVIINEGQNRELRRFFGYFDLEVMDLKRVSFGRVSLDMLKPGKWRYFENSEYEDLRDFLKVNNVRY; translated from the coding sequence ATGAAAAAAACAAGACTAAATAAATTTATCTCACATAACACAAACTACTCACGCCGTGAGGCAGATGAGCTGATAAAAGCTGGCAAGGTTAGCATAGCAGGACGTGTGGTTAGCGACCTTGCCACAAGCGTGGATGAAGATGATAAAGTGCGTATAAACGGCCGTTTGATAAAGCTAAAAAAGGAATTTACTGTTATCGTCTATCATAAACAAAAGGGTGAACTAGTTAGCAAAAAAGATGACCGCGGACGAAAGACGATCTATGATACGCTAGATAAGAAATTTGCAAAATTTGTTAGCGTAGGACGCTTAGACTATGCAAGCGAGGGACTACTTTTACTAACTGACGCTCCAGCGATCGCCACAGCACTCATGAATAGCGACTTAGAGCGTGAATACTACCTAAAGGTAAAAGGTGAGGTAACAAAAGAGGTTATAGAAGCGATGACAAATGGCTTTTTTGCCAAGGACGCCACCAAAGGCGCTCACGCAAAAACTACTATAAAATCAATGGAATTTAAGCCATTTCTAGCCTATAAAGTCTTTGGCTCAAGCGGAGGCTATACAAAACTAAAGGTCATCATTAACGAGGGGCAAAATAGGGAACTGCGCCGTTTCTTTGGCTACTTTGACCTTGAGGTGATGGATCTAAAAAGGGTTAGCTTTGGACGTGTTAGCCTTGATATGCTAAAGCCTGGCAAATGGCGCTACTTTGAAAACAGCGAATACGAAGACCTAAGAGACTTTTTAAAGGTTAATAACGTTAGATACTAA
- a CDS encoding KpsF/GutQ family sugar-phosphate isomerase — translation MQTINQIAAEVLEIEANELLRHAKNLEIEDAVNLIFNTKGKVIVTGVGKSGHIGAKIAATLASTGTPSFFLHPTEAMHGDLGMIEKDDVLLAISFSGESDELIKILPHVKRFGVKIVAMARSKTSSLGKFSDAFISIDVEKEACPLNAAPTASTTLTLALGDALAVCLMQRRGFKKEDFANFHPGGSLGKRLFLKVKDVMRSENLPIVRWNASLKKAIDTMTHGKLGTVLIVDKDGVLDALLSDGDLRRALMREDFDLDEPAMKFATLHPKEINDKEMLAVDALALIEKYKIQLLAVVEDGVPVGVLHIHDLANLGL, via the coding sequence ATGCAAACAATCAACCAAATCGCAGCCGAAGTTTTAGAGATAGAAGCAAACGAGCTTTTAAGACATGCTAAAAACTTAGAGATAGAAGATGCTGTAAATTTGATATTTAATACAAAAGGCAAGGTCATAGTAACAGGCGTAGGCAAGAGCGGTCACATAGGCGCAAAGATCGCTGCCACGCTTGCAAGCACTGGTACGCCAAGCTTTTTCTTGCATCCAACAGAGGCTATGCACGGCGACCTTGGCATGATAGAAAAGGATGATGTTTTGTTAGCCATTAGCTTTAGTGGCGAGAGCGATGAGCTTATAAAAATTTTACCTCATGTAAAGCGCTTTGGCGTAAAGATCGTCGCAATGGCAAGAAGTAAAACAAGCTCACTTGGTAAATTTAGCGATGCATTTATTAGCATTGACGTAGAAAAAGAGGCGTGCCCACTAAATGCCGCTCCAACAGCATCAACTACGCTAACGTTAGCTCTTGGAGATGCGTTGGCTGTTTGTTTGATGCAAAGGCGAGGCTTTAAAAAAGAGGACTTTGCAAATTTTCATCCAGGTGGTAGCCTTGGCAAGAGGCTATTTTTAAAGGTCAAAGATGTGATGAGAAGCGAAAATTTACCGATAGTTCGCTGGAATGCAAGCCTAAAAAAAGCAATCGATACTATGACACATGGCAAACTTGGCACGGTTCTTATCGTCGATAAAGATGGTGTGTTAGATGCCCTTTTAAGCGACGGCGACCTTAGACGTGCACTTATGCGAGAGGACTTTGACCTAGACGAGCCAGCAATGAAATTTGCAACCTTACATCCAAAAGAGATAAACGACAAGGAAATGTTAGCTGTGGATGCGTTAGCTTTGATAGAAAAATATAAAATTCAGCTTCTTGCCGTTGTGGAAGATGGCGTACCCGTGGGTGTTTTACACATTCATGACCTTGCAAATTTAGGACTATAA
- a CDS encoding ribonuclease J, with the protein MNDKNEEKVVTNQSKNNKRRRFRPKNKPKQEGETTEQASLVSKSVIDNFFAAEQAETETHAEPKSQNPRPKKPRNNKNQNKNGENNKPKDQKQEPQETKTKTQEQKEKPKKAKKPKKNLPAKLNGNEQWQQDIASAMVANKAVHELRLEPMKYLNSSEHKIRITPLGGLGEIGGNMTIFETETSAIIVDIGMSFPSESMHGVDILIPDFDYVRKIKDKIKGVIITHAHEDHIGAVPYFYKEFKFPIYATPLPLGMINNKFEEHGLKQERSLFRSVEKRKPYLIGDFEVEWIHITHSIIDASALAITTKAGTIIHTGDFKIDHTPIDGYPTDLGRLAYYGERGVLCLMSDSTNSYREGFTKSESSVGKTFDAIFSKAKGRVIMSTFSSNIHRVYQAIEWGLKYNRKVCVIGRSMERNLYTAMELGYIKLDKKIFIDANEVGKFKDNEVLIVTTGSQGETMSALYRMATDEHKYIKIKPTDQIIISSKAIPGNESSISTVLNFLIKSGASVAYQDFSEIHVSGHAAQEEQKLMLRLIKPKFFLPVHGEYNHIAKHKETAISCGVDERNIYLMSDGDQMEICQKYLKRVKTVKTGKVFIDNQINKQISDDVVIDRQNLAEAGVVMIIAQISRHGAKLINKPRVISYGLVGNKQDAEFSKEMQEILTQFLSNVKEELLKDGRLLESQVRQVIRKHIFRKVKKYPTIVPIIYLM; encoded by the coding sequence ATGAACGACAAAAACGAAGAAAAAGTTGTAACTAACCAAAGTAAAAACAACAAAAGACGAAGATTTAGACCAAAAAATAAACCAAAACAAGAAGGCGAAACTACCGAGCAAGCTTCACTAGTAAGCAAAAGTGTGATAGATAACTTTTTTGCAGCAGAGCAGGCCGAAACTGAAACTCACGCCGAGCCAAAGAGCCAAAATCCTCGCCCAAAAAAGCCAAGAAACAATAAAAATCAAAACAAAAATGGCGAAAATAATAAGCCAAAAGATCAAAAACAAGAACCACAAGAAACAAAAACCAAAACGCAAGAACAAAAAGAAAAGCCTAAAAAAGCTAAAAAGCCAAAGAAAAATTTACCTGCAAAACTAAATGGTAATGAACAATGGCAGCAAGATATCGCAAGCGCAATGGTAGCAAACAAGGCCGTTCACGAGCTACGTCTGGAGCCGATGAAGTATCTAAACTCAAGCGAGCATAAAATTCGCATAACTCCACTTGGCGGTCTTGGCGAGATCGGTGGCAATATGACTATCTTTGAAACAGAAACTAGCGCCATCATTGTTGATATTGGTATGAGTTTTCCAAGTGAGAGTATGCATGGCGTGGATATACTCATCCCTGACTTTGACTATGTTAGAAAAATAAAAGATAAGATAAAAGGCGTCATCATCACTCACGCGCACGAGGATCACATCGGCGCGGTACCATATTTTTACAAAGAGTTTAAATTTCCGATTTACGCTACGCCTTTGCCACTTGGTATGATAAACAATAAATTTGAAGAGCACGGCTTAAAGCAGGAGCGCTCGCTTTTCCGCTCTGTTGAAAAAAGAAAGCCATATCTAATAGGCGACTTTGAGGTTGAGTGGATACACATAACTCACTCTATAATCGATGCTTCAGCACTTGCTATCACGACAAAGGCGGGCACCATCATCCATACGGGTGACTTTAAGATCGACCATACGCCGATAGATGGCTATCCGACAGATCTTGGCAGACTTGCATACTACGGCGAAAGAGGTGTATTGTGCCTAATGAGCGATAGCACGAACAGCTACCGAGAAGGATTTACAAAAAGCGAAAGTAGTGTTGGCAAGACCTTTGACGCGATATTCTCAAAGGCCAAAGGACGCGTCATTATGAGCACATTTAGCTCAAACATCCACCGCGTTTATCAGGCGATCGAGTGGGGGCTAAAATACAACCGCAAAGTCTGTGTCATCGGTAGATCAATGGAGAGAAATTTATATACTGCAATGGAGCTTGGCTACATCAAACTTGATAAGAAAATTTTTATCGACGCTAACGAGGTTGGCAAATTTAAAGATAACGAAGTGCTGATCGTTACCACTGGCTCTCAGGGTGAGACTATGAGCGCACTCTACCGAATGGCTACCGATGAGCACAAATACATCAAAATAAAGCCAACCGATCAGATAATAATCAGCTCAAAGGCGATCCCTGGTAATGAAAGCAGCATCTCAACTGTATTAAATTTCCTAATAAAATCAGGTGCAAGTGTCGCTTATCAAGACTTTAGCGAGATCCACGTCAGCGGTCACGCGGCACAAGAAGAGCAAAAGCTGATGCTACGTCTTATAAAACCAAAATTTTTCTTGCCAGTGCATGGCGAATACAATCACATCGCAAAGCATAAAGAGACGGCCATTAGCTGTGGTGTGGATGAGAGAAATATCTATCTAATGAGTGATGGCGATCAAATGGAGATCTGCCAAAAATACTTAAAACGTGTAAAAACGGTAAAAACCGGCAAAGTCTTCATAGACAATCAAATAAATAAACAAATCTCAGACGATGTCGTCATCGATAGACAAAACCTTGCTGAAGCAGGTGTCGTCATGATAATTGCTCAAATTTCACGTCATGGTGCAAAGCTTATAAATAAGCCTCGTGTTATTAGCTACGGACTTGTGGGTAACAAGCAAGATGCGGAGTTTAGCAAAGAGATGCAAGAAATTTTGACGCAGTTTTTAAGCAACGTCAAAGAGGAGCTTTTAAAAGATGGTAGATTGCTTGAGTCACAAGTGCGCCAAGTGATCAGAAAGCATATCTTTAGAAAGGTCAAAAAGTACCCAACTATCGTACCAATTATCTATCTAATGTAA